Genomic segment of Pontibacter liquoris:
CATCGGCGCGCTCCACCACCGGCAGCCCGTCGATATCAGCGCGCAAGGCCACTACCGGGCCCGGCTTGCCGCCTTTTAAAATACCGACCACGCCGGTGCGGGCCACGCCCGTCTGCACCTCGATGCCCAGCTTTTTGAGGTGAGCGGCAATTTTAGCGGCTGTTTCGGTTTCGTGATTGCCCAGTTCCGGGTGCGCATGAAAATCGCGGCGCCACTCAATTACTTTCGGCTCCAGCTTATCAGCCATAGCATTGGCACGGGTAAGCAGCTTGCTTTGCTGGGCAAAAGCAGGAACGGCCAGCAGGCCAAGCCCCAGAACAGTCAGCAGGGTTCTTTTGTAGTAAGTATGGTTGTTTCTCATATAGGTTAGCTCGTAAGAATAGGCGAAAGGATAAATATACAATAAATCAGGAAGAGTGATAGCAGGCCGGGGCGATAGTTTTACCTATCCTAATTCTCTTATAAGCATAGGCTATAAGTATAGGAAAGGGTTATGCAATTGGTTCTCTCTTAGGCATAAGCGTTGTAGTACCGGGTCCAACTGCCCCTCCTTGTATTATAAAGAGGCCCCTACCCCCAGGAGGGGAGCCTGTAATTGCAGGTTGGGATGTATAAGCTTTGTTGTTATGGCTATTCAAGAACATCCCCCTACCCCCTTCAAAGGGGGACTTTTCTACTAATGCTATACTTAAGCTGTACTCTCAAAGCGGCTGCCATCGTGCGGACAGGTCACGACCTGTCCCTACATAAATACAATGCTGATAAAGTTGAAGCTTATACTTAAGCTGATGTATAAACCTAAGCTATCGAGTTGATCCTAGTCCTTGGGTGGAGCGCCTTGGTGTGTTGCGGTGCCGCGCATGCGGCAGCCCGGTAGGGCAGCTTCACGCCGCCGCGCGAAACGCAAGGACGAGCCCTCGCGGGCTTGGAGCGCTCCAAAGCCAGAAATGAAACAGGAAAAGTATAAAACTGAGGAATACAGCCAGCTACCAAATATAGCTTGAAGTATAAGCAAACAACAAACAGCCCTACCAAGTATAGTAGAAAACAGAATTAAGGAAGAACTCTAGCTAACAAGTATAAATAAGTATAAAGCAGCATCTACAGCAGCTGCCAAGTATAGCAAAAGCATAAACCGAAATATCAACAAGCCACTATTGAGTATAGCCAGAAGTATAAACCAGCCTAACAGGCAATCGCCGGCAAACCACTGGCGGCAGCACCCCTCCTCTCCATCTCCCGTACAATACCCCATGCTGAAACGCTGGAAAGAAACCGTCCGCAAACTCAAAGAGGATATTTATACCTTGTACCTGGCCGCCAACGATCCTCGGATCCCGTTCGGCGCCAAAGTGGTGCTGGTCATTACAGTGGCCTATGCCTTTAGCCCCATCGACCTGGTGCCCGACTTTATACCCGTTATCGGCTACCTCGACGACCTGCTGTTGCTGCCACTGGGCATCTGGCTGTGCATTAAACTCATTCCACCGGAGGTGCTAACCGAATACCGGGCAAAAGCCAAAGAGCAGCTGCGGCAGCATAAGCCAAACTACCTGATGGCGGGCGTCATTCTCATCATCTGGCTGTTGCTGGGTTACTGGTTTTACCGGAGTTGGATTGCCGACCTCGATTAAACAGGGCTTTTAGCATCATTATCCGGCTGCAGCGCGCGTAGGCCGTAAACTATAATCTTTTATCTTTACCAGAAATTTGACCTGAAGCATCATGACGGACGAGCAGAAGCTATTTTCAGCCTTTTCCCCCACCACAGCGGCCGACTGGGAGCAGCGGGCACGCAAAGACCTGCGCGAAACGCCTTTGGAGAGCCTGACCTGGCAAACCTACGAGGGCATTGCCGTGAAGCCATACTTTACTAGGGAAGATATCCAGCACCTGAACCTGGCAGCGCAGAAACCCGGCGACTTTCCGTTTATGCGCGGGCGCACGACCAGCAGCAACAATTGGCAGAACATTTCGCAGGTGCAGGCCGAGAACACCGGAACGGCTGCCATCGATAAAGCAACCGATGCGCTGCTACGCGGTGCCGATGGCGTGCACTTTGTAGTGGAGCAGCCGCAACTTTTCGATGTGGCGTACCTCACCGAAATGATCGATTTGAGCAAACACCCGGTCAGTTATACTTTAAAAGAGCAGCCGGATGCGTTTATAACAAGGCTATACCAGGCCCTGGAAGCAAAACAGATTTCGCACCGCAACCTGCAGGGTTTTATACTATATGATCGCCTTACAGAAAACGGCCAGCTAACGCACGAGGAAAGCCAAAACCTCCTGCAGGTGCTGGACCAGACCAAAGACAGCCCCGCATTTTATGGCGTTACCGTAAACGGCACCAACTTCAGCAGCATGGGCGCTTCTATTACGCAGGAGATCGCCTATACTTTGAGCGCTGCCGTGGCGTACATTGACAGGCTAACCGATGCCGGCGAGCCGCTCGAATCGGTGCTGCGCAACATGCAGTTTTACATGGCTTCGGGCACCAATTACTTTTTCGAGATCGCCAAACTGCGTGCCCTGCGCCTGTTGTGGGCAGCGGTGCTGGAGGCTTACCAGGCATCGCCCGAGATGGCCGCTTTCCTGCGCATTCACAGCGTTTCCTCCAGTTGGTACCAGACCACCCTGGACCCGTACATGAACATGCTGCGCACCACCACCGAAGCCATGGCTGCTGTAATTGCCGGCTGCGACTCGCTGACCGTGGTGCCTTTCGACAATACCTTTAACAAACCCGATGAGTTCTCCGAGCGAATTGCCCGCAACGTGTCCATCATCCTGAAAGAGGAAGTATACCTCGATAAAGCCATTGATCCGGCCGCCGGCGCTTACTACCTCGAGTGGCT
This window contains:
- a CDS encoding YkvA family protein; this translates as MSIARSINQPNRQSPANHWRQHPSSPSPVQYPMLKRWKETVRKLKEDIYTLYLAANDPRIPFGAKVVLVITVAYAFSPIDLVPDFIPVIGYLDDLLLLPLGIWLCIKLIPPEVLTEYRAKAKEQLRQHKPNYLMAGVILIIWLLLGYWFYRSWIADLD
- a CDS encoding methylmalonyl-CoA mutase family protein, with translation MTDEQKLFSAFSPTTAADWEQRARKDLRETPLESLTWQTYEGIAVKPYFTREDIQHLNLAAQKPGDFPFMRGRTTSSNNWQNISQVQAENTGTAAIDKATDALLRGADGVHFVVEQPQLFDVAYLTEMIDLSKHPVSYTLKEQPDAFITRLYQALEAKQISHRNLQGFILYDRLTENGQLTHEESQNLLQVLDQTKDSPAFYGVTVNGTNFSSMGASITQEIAYTLSAAVAYIDRLTDAGEPLESVLRNMQFYMASGTNYFFEIAKLRALRLLWAAVLEAYQASPEMAAFLRIHSVSSSWYQTTLDPYMNMLRTTTEAMAAVIAGCDSLTVVPFDNTFNKPDEFSERIARNVSIILKEEVYLDKAIDPAAGAYYLEWLTDQLAQRAWALFKEVEIKGGFETAYQQGFILGAITEVSRRKFRNIATGRDVLVGTNKYPNPKEKIDFDPEELIQRADFDVTRAAYPTEVMRMATELHLRKRQRRPKALVAVIGQAEQRHVNAVFAQEFFACAGFETEVAHYASVEEASRKMEQTAAEVLIVSSAEAAFVREFGPRLRNHHAKPTVILAANPEHMKEEMLANGYEEFIFEGCDMSAITQIVHKKLHGDSDESAR